A genomic window from Scatophagus argus isolate fScaArg1 chromosome 17, fScaArg1.pri, whole genome shotgun sequence includes:
- the ccn4a gene encoding cellular communication network factor 4a isoform X2 — MSWLLLWILTAAGIQQAYSQNSTAMPPASAVTPSVVGLYNRTQYCKWPCECPRVTPTCPPGVSLLMDGCDCCKTCARQVGEECNEADTCDYHKGLYCDYSSDKPRYEKGVCAYMVGTGCEHDGVIYRNGQSFKPSCKYQCVCVNGAIGCVALCTESQPPRVWCQTPRRIKIPGQCCEKWICDEPKRGRKTAPRHAVEVSPAETRSWHKNCITQTTSWSPCSKTCGRGLSLRISNANEQCELVKESRLCNLRPCEVDITKHIKPGKKCLNIYREDLPSNLTISGCTSKKPYRPKYCGVCTDERCCIPYKSKTIDVEFECPNGTGFTWKMMWVQACFCNLSCRNPNDIFEELESYYAFPEVMN; from the exons CGCCTGCCTCAGCCGTCACGCCCTCAGTGGTGGGCCTGTACAATCGTACGCAGTACTGCAAGTGGCCCTGCGAGTGTCCTCGGGTCACCCCGACCTGCCCACCGGGTGTGAGCCTCCTCATGGACGGCTGTGACTGCTGCAAGACCTGCGCTCGGCAAGTGGGCGAGGAATGCAATGAGGCAGACACATGTGATTACCACAAGGGACTGTACTGTGACTACAGCTCGGACAAGCCTAGGTACGAAAaaggagtgtgtgcat ATATGGTGGGAACAGGCTGTGAGCACGATGGTGTGATCTACCGCAATGGGCAGAGCTTCAAGCCTAGCTGTAAAtaccagtgtgtgtgcgtgaatggGGCCATTGGCTGTGTAGCACTGTGCACAGAGTCCCAGCCTCCACGGGTGTGGTGCCAAACCCCACGTCGGATCAAAATCCCAGGACAGTGCTGTGAGAAATGGATCTGTGATGAGCCCAAAAGAGGGCGCAAGACAGCACCGCGACATGCAGTAGAGG TTTCCCCAGCTGAGACCAGGAGCTGGCACAAGAACTGCATTACCCAGACTACCTCATGGAGCCCCTGCTCGAAGACCTGTGGCCGCGGCCTGTCCCTGAGGATCTCTAACGCCAACGAGCAGTGTGAGCTGGTCAAAGAATCTCGCCTTTGCAACCTGCGGCCCTGTGAGGTCGACATCACCAAACACATCAAG CCGGGAAAGAAATGTCTGAACATCTACAGAGAAGATCTGCCTTCAAACCTCACCATCTCAGGCTGCACAAGCAAGAAACCATACAGGCCCAAATACTGCGGAGTCTGCACAGATGAGCGCTGCTGCATCCCCTACAAGTCCAAAACCATTGATGTAGAGTTCGAGTGTCCTAATGGGACGGGTTTTACCTGGAAGATGATGTGGGTCCAGGCCTGCTTCTGCAACCTCAGCTGCAGAAACCCCAACGACATATTTGAAGAGCTGGAGAGTTATTATGCATTCCCA